Part of the Methanothermobacter sp. MT-2 genome is shown below.
TGAAAGTTAAAGAGCTTATGGATAAAAAATTTATCTTAACAGGCCCGGATGAAACTCTAGATGAAGTAGCAGAGAAAATGGAAACATATAAAAGATTCACCATACCAGTAGTAGACGATAAAAAAAGGCTAATAGGATGGATAACATCCCTTAATGTTATCAGGGGGCTTAGAGAGGATAAAAAAAGAGTATCGGAGATTATGCACATCCCAGAGGAGATCATACACGTACATGAGAATGACCCGGCAAGACTAGCAGTTTTAGAAATTTCAAAACACAAGGTTGTTAACCTACCAGTATTGGATGATGAAGGTGTCATTGTTGGAATTGTAAGAGCATTGGACATTGTAAAAACATTATCTAGCTTGTATGAGATCAAGGTTTACAAGATCTTTGAGGCCATGTCCCAGGAGTTAAAGGGTATAAGTTGGGATGAGCTCATGGAAGCGGCTGCTATAATCACAAGAAGAAGAACTGGTGAAAGAATAACAGCTGCAGAATATGAGGAAAGGATAAAAAAATCAACATTTGGAGAGGCCATATGGGCGACTGGCGGACTTGAAAAATTCTTCGTCGGACTTATAGCTATTGGAGAGCTTGTTATAGCCAGGAAAGTGGCTAGAGCTAGAAGATAGTCTTTCAATCCAAAAGTATGTCGCGCTAATTCTAGAGAGGATACATTCCAGATAAGATAATCTTGCTTATACTCATTTTCTCTTTTTTTGACAAAAAATATTATTACCAAGTATATAAACAATCCAAATAAGAGTAATACCATGGGTAATGTTTATATTATATCATATATCAAATGAATATATCAAAAAAATAGGGGGTAGATATTTTGCATATACCAGATGGTTTCATACCATTTCCCCAGTATATCATTTACTGGATAATAGCAATAATAGCACTCTATTTCAGTGTACGATGGGCCAGCACTAAACTCGAAGAAAGACAAATACCACTCTTCGCAGTATTGGCAGCTGGTATATTCGCTATACAAGCAATGAACGTCCCAATACCCTGGGGTACAAGTGGACATATGGTAGGCGCAGCACTCATCGCCATAATATTCGCAAGTCCATGGGCCGCAGTCCTATTATTGTCAATTGTACTCATACTCCAAGGCCTAATATTTGGTGATGGTGGCATAACCGCATTAGGGGCTAACATCCTCAACATGGGTATCATAGGAGGATTTGTAGGATACTACCTATTCAAGGGGACTAAAGGACTAGGAGAAATACCAGCAGTTTTCATAGCATCATGGGCGTCAATATTCTTGGCAGCGATAGCATGTGCAATAGAAATGTGGATGGCAGGTACATTCCCACTAGGACTTGGATTACAGTTCATGGGATTATACCATGCAGTTATAGGAATCATAGAGGGAGTTTTAACTGTAGTGATTGTTTTAGCAGTTCAAAATGCCCGACCCGACCTGTTCTCATTTAAAGATTGGGGAAAAGAAAAGGCCGAGGTGTTATCTAAATGAAGAGTCGAGACAAGAAATTACTCATTGGTGGGGTTATCATAGCCCTCATCATAGCAGTACTCGCACCATTTTTAGCATCTCCAAACCCTGATGGACTAGAAAGTACAGCCGAGAAGGTTAAGGTTCCTGAAACAGAACCGGCCATAGAATCACCTATACCAGATTATAGTATACCAGGACTTGGTAAAACAGGTGAAGTGCTTGCATTAATCGTTGGCACCATCATTGTTTTAATCATAGCTTATGGTATAAGTGCAGCGCTTAAAACAGGGAAATAATCACCCCCATATTAATTTTTTTAGGGGATCAGTTTATGGAAGATCTTATCACAATAGAAAGGGAAAGTTTGAAGGAAAGTCCTGTTCATAGGCTTGATGGACGCATAAAAATAATAATAAGTCTAATTATGATAGTCTATGCGGTAAATACCTCTGATCTTCTAATCCTTTTTATAATGGAGGTCTATCTTCTACTTTTATTATCATTTTCTAGGATACCATTATCCTACACACTAAAGAGACTGTTTCTGATTTTACCATTCGGCGGATTCATCGCCCTATTCCAGTTATTCATAAGATCTGGTGACATCATATGGACCGGACCCTTCGGGATTCATGTGACCATGCAAGGACTACTATTTGGGATTCTATTGTTCTCAAAGATAACTGTGAGTATAACAGCAATAATATTACTTTCTTCAACAACACCAATGCAGGAACTTACAAATTCAATGAGGGGTATGCGAATACCTCACACATTTGTCATGCTCCTAAATCTAACTATAAGATACCTATTCTTTTTCTATGATGAGCTGGAAAGGATAAAAAATGCCCAGAAAACCAGATGCTTCGACATATGGAATAAAAACACCGGATACACATGGAGACTCAGGAAAATCGGGGAAACAATCGCCATGATATTCCTACGCGCCTATGAACAAGGAGAGAAAGCCTATCTAAGCATGTTAAGTCGCGGATATTCCCAGAAAAGTCAAATGTACCATGAAAAATCTCCACTAAAAAGAGCCGACATCCTATTCATAATCATGAACATCACATTCATAATACTACTCTACTATATCCAAATCTCAATATAATGATAACAATAAGCCTACCTATTAAAGGAAATTTAACTTCTCCAGTAGAATTCCCACAGAGAATAGGGGGGCCGAAAAATATTTATAAAATAAAAAATGATACTATGACCTACCCCAAAAAAAGGTTGAAAAAGCGCTGGTAAACCCCTCAGGGCCTGCAAAATAAAAAACCAATCTTGAATAATGAAGAGGTTCTCGATCTGAGTGTGAATACCTTAACAGAAAAAACTCTTTGAATTAGCAAATGGGATGGTAGTTCACTGGAAAAACTGATTTTTTTTACAAGCCGGGGTGGCTCAGCTGGTTAGAGCGCACGGCTCATAGGGTAGAATAGATGCTCTAACCTTTACCTGGGATACCGTGAGGTCGCGGGTTCGAATCCCGCCCCCGGCATAAACCCCAAATATTATAAACCTGAAAAATTTTTTAAGGGCTACTATTTTTTTCTGGGAAAATTTTATAGTTTCTATAATTATTGGTAAATTTTTATAGGGAAAAAGAATAATCTAAGGATAAGTCCCCCTTCATGGTTTATTTGTAAAAAAATTGTTTTCTCAAAGAGGATATTAAGGTGGCTTAGATGCCGAAGAGATATGAAGGTTTAGCTTATTGGGAGATAATAACTAGACAGATGGGTTTTTTGAAAAAGAATGAACAATTAAAGTTAAAAAAGAGTAAGATCACAGTAATTGGATGTGGTGGTATTGGGGGCGCCGCCATTGAAATGTTAACTAGAATGGGTGTAGGTTCATTATCCATCATAGATAAGGACAACTTTAATATATCGAATATCAACAGGCAGATCATGAGCACTTTTCACAATATTGGAAAATCAAAGGTCGCTGTTGGCAAGGAAAGAATATGGAAAATAAACCCATTCACTAAAATCAAGACTTTTAATGGCAAAGTTACCGAAGACAATGCAAATACCCTCATAAAAAATAGTGATATCGTGATCGATGCCATGGACAACATCATATCCCGTGTTATAGTTAGCAGAGAGTGCAAAAAATTAAGGATACCATTTATACACGGGGCCGTACACGCTTCAAGAGGCCAGATAACAGTATTTGGAGATGAAACACCATCCTATGAAGAAGTTTTCATGTTGCCTTCAAAAGATCTTAAATTAACAAGTGAAGTTAAAGAAAAAGTTCAACGTTTAGAAGGTGAAATTCCACCGGTTATAGGCCCCGCGCCGAATATTGTTGGTTGTATAGAATCATTCGAAGCTTTAAAGCTTTTAACGGGTAAGGGTGGTGTTATCTGGGCTCCTAAACTTTTAACTTTTGATCTTTTAAGGGATGACCCATTTAAGCTCGTGGAATTATAACAAAGTATATATACCACTAGAAGGAAATATACTTCCGGTCAATGGAGGTATTCTATGGATGATAAAATCGAAAAAATCATGGAAAAAGTAGACGAATGCGACATAAAATTCGTTAGACTACAATTTGTGGACATACACGGAGCTGCGAAAAACATGGCCATACCCCTCATGAGGCCAGATCAACTAGAAGACATTATAAAAGAAGGCATATTATTTGACGGATCCTCAATCGAAGGCTTCGTGGACATAAACGAAAGCGACCTAGTACTAAAACCAGAACCCGAAACATTCTCCACATTACCTTGGAGACCAGAAGAAAAAGGTGTGTGCAGATTCATATGCGACGTATACTGGCCAGATGGAAAACCATTCGAAGGCGATCCAAGATACGTCCTAAAAAGAGTCCTATCCAAATATGAAAAATTAGGATATGAATATAATGTGGGCCCAGAACCAGAATTTTTCATACTAGACTATGATAGTGAAGGAAACATAATACCCCTCGACACTGGCGCATACTTCGATGTTGAACCAATAGACCAAGGAACCGACTTCAGAAGAAAACTAGTAATGGACTTGGAAGCCCTAGGCTTCGACATTGAAGTAAGCCACCATGAAGTGGCCCCAGGACAACACGAAATAGACTTCAAGTTTGACAAAGCTTTAAAGACTGCGGATGCAGTTATAACATTTAAGCAGGCGATAAAAGCAATAGTAGATAAGATGGGCTACCTTGTAACTTTCATGCCAAAACCATTCTTCGGAGAAAATGGAAGCGGCATGCACTGCCACCAGTCGCTCTTCAAAGGTGGTGAAAACATATTCTATGACCCTGACACTCCAACGCAATTATCAGAAAAGGCAATGTATTTCATAGGGGGGTTGCTGGAACATTCAAGGGCATTATCTGCGATATGCGCCCCAACAGTCAACTCATATAAGAGACTAGTCCCAGGATATGAAGCGCCAGTCTATATAGCATATGGCTTCAAAAACCGATCAACACTCATAAGGATACCCGCATCCCGTGGTAAAGGTACCCGTGTTGAATTCAGGGCCCCGGACCCATCCTGCAACCCCTATCTTGCATTCGCTGCCATGTTAGAAGCTGGAATGGATGGTGTGAAAAACAAGATAGACCCTGGAGAACCAGTTGAATTCGATGTATTCAGACTAAGCATGAAAGAACTTGAAGAGATGGGTATAAAAACGTTACCATCAAGTTTATGGGAGGCATACCATTCACTTGAAGAAGACGAAGTCATAAAATCAGCTATCGGAGATCACATCTACGAAAAGTTCATGGAAATAAAACATAAAGAATGGGACGAATACAGAATCCAAGTATTCAAGTATGAAATAGAAAAATACCTCAACATCTAAAACCCCACATTTTATTTTTTTATAATCTTATTAAACCCTCCCTCTTAAATGAAACAGCGGACAAAGCAAATACTAAAATGGAAAAACTCAATGAAGGCAACATATCCACCAAAAACCCCATAACTGACTGCTGAGTTGAAAGTTTCACCAATATTACCGTTGGTATGAAATCCATAAAAGGCTGGAAGAAACCCAAATCCATGAAAAGCGGCACAAAGAGTATGAACGTTGCAATGAAAAGTACAATGGTTATCGCGGAATTAGCCTCCTTTGTACTGTCAACAACACTTGAAATAAATATCCCAACACCAGCAAATCCAAGGGCCATGAAAAAAAGTAACAAGAAAATCAACGACAAATTATATAATGGAACATGAAGCAAGAACAAAATCACAGCCCATGCAAAACTTTGTAAAAGTGAAAATAAAACCACCGGTATTATCTTACCAAATATTATCATGGATGGTGATAAAGGCGCCATAAGAAGCACCTCAAAGGTCTTCCGCTCCTTCTCACCAACAATACTATCAGTAACTATATTACTACCAAGGAAAAAGGGTAAAAATAATATAAAAGGCACCATAAAACCATACATAATCCCAATAAAATATGGACTTTCAAATGCAATCTTCAAGCGCTTTTCAGTGTTCATCTCAACTATACTAAGATTAATCGGATTTTTAATCCTCTTTATCTCATCATCTGGAAGATCAGCAAGACTTCTCTCAATATTATATGATCGCGAGGCCCTTCTTATCTTCTCAGATAATATAGTGTAGAATATGCTACCAGCATCTATATTCACCCCAACATCACCATCCTCTTTTAAATATACTGTGGCTGATGTCTCTGATCCAAGAGCCTTATTTGCACTCTGAAGATCATTATAATAGACAAGTTTCAGATTCTCTTCCTTCAAATTCTTTTCAAGAACAGTCCCTTGTATATCAGGGGTGACGCCAACCTTTAAGAATTGGCTTCCACCCCACTTATCCATCAATTCAGGGTCTAGAGCGATTGAACTTACACTAGCAAGGGCAAAACTTCCAAGTAATATGATAACCTGCACAATCACAAGTAATATATAAACCCGGTTTGTGAGGATGTCATATGCTTCCTTTTTTGCTAAAGCCACAAGTTTCATAAAAGACCCCTTAACAACTTTAAAACCCCTGGACGAGGACCAAATAATATATCATCCCTCTCAAAAAGCCATAATGCCAAACCATAAAATATTATACTACTAACAACCAAACCTGAAAACGTTAATAGCATATTAGATATTGTTATATTCTCCGAACCAAGAAGTTTCATTATAAGGATCAAAGGGCCCACACCACGCCCCTGGGAAACATAGACAAGCGCAGGAACTATAAGAAAACCTATAACTATTATATAAACAAAGGTTATACCTATACCGGCTTCTTTGTAATTCTTTGAATAAACAGCAACAAGACTCGTAAGTCCCACAACTGGAACAGCTGTTAAGACAAGAATCAGATATATCAGGGGCGCGTTAGGAATTCTGAATCCACTAGCCATTATTATAATCATCCAGATGATTAACTGGATGGCCATTATTACTATAACCGCCATCGATTTTCCCAAGATTATATGACTCCTAGATATTGGCATTGCAATAAGCGATTCTCCTGTCTTCCTCTCCTTTTCACCCACAATACTGTCAATAATAAGATTACCAAAAAGGAACAATGGTAAAACAAGGAGTATCGCCACCATCACCTTATTTATAAGTTTTAATGGTAATGATTCCCCCACAGTTTCCTCTCTAATATTAGCCTCCTTCCTTTCCATAGAAGCCATGATCTGACTGGTGATCTTCTGGGAAGATCTGTCAACCGCACTTTCCACCTCATCTTTTACAATGTTACTCATTGGAGTTGAACTATCAAGGAATAACATTGCATTAAATGGTAATCCATCAGACTCAACAAGAAGGAGCGAACGTCCCATTGGTGACCGGGCATCTGTAGTATGTACACTGACCACATCAGGGTTGATTTCATCTCTAATAATCCCTTGCGGATCATTAACATCTAAAACTGCGAATTCACCAAGTGATGGGAGTAATGTAACCTCCTCCCCGGTATTCATCATCTGAAGCACACCATTAAAAATTAACATGACCAGGAATAATGTGACGATCTGAAATATAAAGATGAAAAGGAATTTACGACTCCTAAAAGTGCTTTTAATCTCCCACTTAGTTATAGTCCAACTCATCACCATGCACCATTTCTATGAAAACATCATCCAAGGTAGTCTCTCTCGTATTAACAGAATACACATTTCCCTCCAACATCCTTATAATATTGGGGATAATATCTCGCTCCTGGAGTGAAACCTCCATTTTATTCCCATCCAATCTTATATTCTTCACACCACGCAACTCTTCTAAAAGATCCAAGTTAACCCTAGAAGGATCAACAAGGTATATCTCCAACGCCAAATCACCCTTTATTTTTGATTTAAGCTCTTGGGGCGTGCCAACATCTAATATACGGCCCTGATTCAAAATCGCCACCCTATCACAGAGATAGTCAGCCTCTTCCATGTAATGCGTGCAAAGTATCATTGTCTTATCACCCTTAAGTCCCCTTATAAATTCTCTTATAGATGTTGCAGTGGCCGGGTCAAGGCCCATTGTAGGCTCGTCCAATATAAGAATTGGAGGATCATGTATAAGGGCCCTAGCTATACCCACACGTTGCCTTAAACCCTTGGAAAACGTGTTTATCTGATCATCCGCCCTATCCTCCATCCCTACAAGTTGGAGTAATTCATCTATTCTATGATTGAGAACATGCCTTGGAACCCCATATAATTCACCAAAATATCTCAGGAGGTTCCGGGGAGTGAATCGTTCATAAAGGTTTGGCTCCTCTGGGAGATAACCTATCATCGACTTAACTTTGATAGGTTCCTGGGTAACATCTAATCCAGCAACTTTAACACTGCCCTTATCTGGATGTAATATACAGGCAATTATCCTTATGGCCGTGGTTTTACCAGCACCATTGGGGCCTATAACCCCTAATAGTTCGCCTTTATCCACGCGGAAACTTATATCATCTAATGCTAATATCTTTCCAAAGCTTTTTCTAACTGATTCAACTTCTATCATACCGAAAGTCACCAAAAAAATCTTATCTATAAAATTATATTTTAAAAGATTTATAAAAATTAGGATTGGGAGGATCTTTTCATGTTTATAAGCGAACTTTTACCAGTTAAAGAAGCTTTCAAATTATTAGATGAAAATCAAAAATTCACCGAGGAAGAAACCATTGAGCTTATCGATGCCCATGGTCGCGTGAACTCTAGGAAGTTAATATCAAAGTTTGATTCACCACCATTTGATAAGGCTGCGATGGATGGATATGCTATAATCGCAGAGGACACATTCCAAGCCTCAGCAGATAAACCCATCACATTAAGGGTTATAGATGCTATCGGCGCAGGTAGAGTTTCAAAGGCCAAAGTTAAAAATGGAGAAGCTGTTAAAATAGCCACGGGCGCCCCCATACCAGAAGGGGCGGATGCAGTGATCATGGAAGAATACACTTATAAAAAGGGGGATAAAATCGAGGTTTCCCAGCCTATTCCACCCGGTGAGAATATCGCCCAGCGAGGCGAGGATATAAAAGCTGGTGAAACCATACTCGAAACTAGGAATGTGTTGCGCCCTCAGGATCTTGCAATCGCCGCATCAGCCGGTTATGATACCATCAATGTTTATAGGAAACCAAAGGTTAAGATTATCATCACAGGCGACGAACTTGTCGAACCAGGAGCCAAACTGAAACCGGGACAGATAATAAACTCCAACAAGTATACTCTCAATGCACTTGTTGAAAGCGCAAAAGCATCACCAGAAGTTGAACATTCACCAGATAAAACCAAAATATTAGAGGAGAAGATAAAGAGGGCCGTCCAGGAATATGATATGATAATAACAACAGGAGGGACCGCTATTAGCAAAGGCGATATAGTGGTAGAGACTGTACATAAGCTTGGCGAAGTCATCTTCCATGGAGTTGCCATAAGACCAGGCAAACCACTAG
Proteins encoded:
- a CDS encoding predicted ABC transporter, permease component; this translates as MMNTGEEVTLLPSLGEFAVLDVNDPQGIIRDEINPDVVSVHTTDARSPMGRSLLLVESDGLPFNAMLFLDSSTPMSNIVKDEVESAVDRSSQKITSQIMASMERKEANIREETVGESLPLKLINKVMVAILLVLPLFLFGNLIIDSIVGEKERKTGESLIAMPISRSHIILGKSMAVIVIMAIQLIIWMIIIMASGFRIPNAPLIYLILVLTAVPVVGLTSLVAVYSKNYKEAGIGITFVYIIVIGFLIVPALVYVSQGRGVGPLILIMKLLGSENITISNMLLTFSGLVVSSIIFYGLALWLFERDDILFGPRPGVLKLLRGLL
- a CDS encoding molybdenum cofactor biosynthesis MoeA, whose translation is MFISELLPVKEAFKLLDENQKFTEEETIELIDAHGRVNSRKLISKFDSPPFDKAAMDGYAIIAEDTFQASADKPITLRVIDAIGAGRVSKAKVKNGEAVKIATGAPIPEGADAVIMEEYTYKKGDKIEVSQPIPPGENIAQRGEDIKAGETILETRNVLRPQDLAIAASAGYDTINVYRKPKVKIIITGDELVEPGAKLKPGQIINSNKYTLNALVESAKASPEVEHSPDKTKILEEKIKRAVQEYDMIITTGGTAISKGDIVVETVHKLGEVIFHGVAIRPGKPLAFGMIDDKPVFMLSGYPVAAMVQFDIFVRYYLLRMQHINYEHQLVKRICQFKTPSRLGRTDYIRAFTNNKTTKPILISGSGIIKSMVKSNSYIVIEENSEGIDKNSKCNVLMFDSFKI
- a CDS encoding glutamine synthetase, producing MDDKIEKIMEKVDECDIKFVRLQFVDIHGAAKNMAIPLMRPDQLEDIIKEGILFDGSSIEGFVDINESDLVLKPEPETFSTLPWRPEEKGVCRFICDVYWPDGKPFEGDPRYVLKRVLSKYEKLGYEYNVGPEPEFFILDYDSEGNIIPLDTGAYFDVEPIDQGTDFRRKLVMDLEALGFDIEVSHHEVAPGQHEIDFKFDKALKTADAVITFKQAIKAIVDKMGYLVTFMPKPFFGENGSGMHCHQSLFKGGENIFYDPDTPTQLSEKAMYFIGGLLEHSRALSAICAPTVNSYKRLVPGYEAPVYIAYGFKNRSTLIRIPASRGKGTRVEFRAPDPSCNPYLAFAAMLEAGMDGVKNKIDPGEPVEFDVFRLSMKELEEMGIKTLPSSLWEAYHSLEEDEVIKSAIGDHIYEKFMEIKHKEWDEYRIQVFKYEIEKYLNI
- a CDS encoding cobalt transport protein CbiN, which produces MKSRDKKLLIGGVIIALIIAVLAPFLASPNPDGLESTAEKVKVPETEPAIESPIPDYSIPGLGKTGEVLALIVGTIIVLIIAYGISAALKTGK
- a CDS encoding cobalt transport protein translates to MHIPDGFIPFPQYIIYWIIAIIALYFSVRWASTKLEERQIPLFAVLAAGIFAIQAMNVPIPWGTSGHMVGAALIAIIFASPWAAVLLLSIVLILQGLIFGDGGITALGANILNMGIIGGFVGYYLFKGTKGLGEIPAVFIASWASIFLAAIACAIEMWMAGTFPLGLGLQFMGLYHAVIGIIEGVLTVVIVLAVQNARPDLFSFKDWGKEKAEVLSK
- a CDS encoding predicted cobalt transport protein, which codes for MEDLITIERESLKESPVHRLDGRIKIIISLIMIVYAVNTSDLLILFIMEVYLLLLLSFSRIPLSYTLKRLFLILPFGGFIALFQLFIRSGDIIWTGPFGIHVTMQGLLFGILLFSKITVSITAIILLSSTTPMQELTNSMRGMRIPHTFVMLLNLTIRYLFFFYDELERIKNAQKTRCFDIWNKNTGYTWRLRKIGETIAMIFLRAYEQGEKAYLSMLSRGYSQKSQMYHEKSPLKRADILFIIMNITFIILLYYIQISI
- a CDS encoding UBA/THIF-type NAD/FAD binding protein, coding for MPKRYEGLAYWEIITRQMGFLKKNEQLKLKKSKITVIGCGGIGGAAIEMLTRMGVGSLSIIDKDNFNISNINRQIMSTFHNIGKSKVAVGKERIWKINPFTKIKTFNGKVTEDNANTLIKNSDIVIDAMDNIISRVIVSRECKKLRIPFIHGAVHASRGQITVFGDETPSYEEVFMLPSKDLKLTSEVKEKVQRLEGEIPPVIGPAPNIVGCIESFEALKLLTGKGGVIWAPKLLTFDLLRDDPFKLVEL
- a CDS encoding ABC transporter ATP-binding protein — encoded protein: MIEVESVRKSFGKILALDDISFRVDKGELLGVIGPNGAGKTTAIRIIACILHPDKGSVKVAGLDVTQEPIKVKSMIGYLPEEPNLYERFTPRNLLRYFGELYGVPRHVLNHRIDELLQLVGMEDRADDQINTFSKGLRQRVGIARALIHDPPILILDEPTMGLDPATATSIREFIRGLKGDKTMILCTHYMEEADYLCDRVAILNQGRILDVGTPQELKSKIKGDLALEIYLVDPSRVNLDLLEELRGVKNIRLDGNKMEVSLQERDIIPNIIRMLEGNVYSVNTRETTLDDVFIEMVHGDELDYN
- a CDS encoding CBS-domain-containing protein; translation: MKVKELMDKKFILTGPDETLDEVAEKMETYKRFTIPVVDDKKRLIGWITSLNVIRGLREDKKRVSEIMHIPEEIIHVHENDPARLAVLEISKHKVVNLPVLDDEGVIVGIVRALDIVKTLSSLYEIKVYKIFEAMSQELKGISWDELMEAAAIITRRRTGERITAAEYEERIKKSTFGEAIWATGGLEKFFVGLIAIGELVIARKVARARR